In the genome of Mixta calida, the window CGCCAAGCTTGTTCATATACTCCGCGAACCCTTCCGCCTCGATATTGAACGCCTTATCGGGACGCCAGCTCGGCAGCACCTTAATGCTGAAGCTGGCATCCTGCGCCAAACGCTGATGGTGCTGTAAATCGTCGATCGGATCGTCGGTGGTGCCCACCATGCGTACATTCATCTGCTGCATGATGCCGCGTGCGCTGAACGCGTCCTGCGCCAGCAGCTCGTTGCACGCGTTCCAGATGCGATCGGCGGTTTTTTCCGACAGCAGCACGTCGGTGATGCCGAACGGGCGGCGCAGTTCAAGATGCGTCCAGTGATAAAGCGGGTTGCCGATGGTATGCGGGACGGTGCGTGCCCAGGCGTTGAATTTTTCACGATCGCTGGCGTCGCCGGTGCAAAGCGCTTCCGGCACGCCGTTCGCGCGCATCGCACGCCATTTATAGTGGTCGCCCTTAAGCCAGATGTCGTACAGATTTTTAAAACGATAGTTTTCCGCGATCTGCTGCGGCGGCAGGTGGCAGTGATAATCGAAAATCGGCTGATCGGCCGCGTAGTCGTGGTAAAGACGGCGGGAAAATTCGGTGTCGAGCAAAAAATCTTCGGTCATAAAACGGGACATTCCGGTCTCCTCTTGCATGAACGGCGCAGATGCATCCACCTGATGGCGAAAAGTTATCATACCAATTTGCGGCGGCGCAGCGATTATTTTGCGATACAGCTCACATATCAGACAGCTTTGTCTGGCTAATACTGCTGCCTGTCGCCCTGCAAACCAGTAAGAACCTGACATTTAGTGATTTTTATTATCCCATATCGCAAAAATGGTTTTTGTGATGGCATTCAACTTTTAAATCGGTATGACAAGTTATCGTCTGCCGGTCAGAATTTACTGAACGAATGTTTTTTAAAGGCAAGGAATAAAAAACGGGCGCTCGCAGCACCAGGTTCACAGATGCTCTCTGTCAGCCTTGGTCAGCAGGCAGCCCCGCATAACAACAACAGCGGCACGGGCCGCATACAGAACTGGAAGAGGTATGACATGCGTAAAATAAAAGGGCTACGCTGGTATATGATCGGTCTGGTGACCATCGGTACCGTGCTGGGTTACCTGACGCGCAACGCCATTGCCGTTGCCGCGCCTACGCTCCAGGATCAGCTTCACATTACCACCCAACAATACTCCTATATCGTCGCCGCTTACTCGGCCTGCTATACCATCATGCAGCCGGTCGCGGGTTATGTTCTTGATGTTCTCGGCACCAAAATTGGCTATGCGATGTTCGCCATCCTTTGGGCGGTCTTCTGCGCCGCCACCGCGCTGGCGGGCAGCTGGGGCGGCCTGGCGATTGCGCGCGGCGCGGTCGGCGCGGCGGAAGCCGCGATGATCCCTGCCGGCCTGAAAGCCAGCAGCGAGTGGTTCCCGGCGAAAGAGCGTTCCATCGCCGTGGGCTATTTCAACGTCGGCTCCTCTATCGGCGCTATGGTCGCGCCGCCGCTGGTGGTCTGGGCCATCGTCGCCCACAGCTGGGAAATAGCATTTATCATCACCGGCGTCCTCAGTATGATTTGGGCGGTTTGCTGGCTGATCTTCTATAAACATCCTAAAAAGCAGACCAGGCTGAGCGAGGAAGAACGCGACTACATTCTTTCTGGTCAGGAAGCGCATCATCAGGTCAGCAACGGCAAGAAAATGAGCGCTGGTCAGATCCTGCGTAACCGCCAGTTCTGGGGCATCGCCCTGCCGCGCTTTCTCGCCGAGCCAGCCTGGGGCACTTTTAACGCCTGGATCCCGCTGTTTATGTTTAAGGTCTATGGCTTTAACCTGAAAGAGATCGCGATGTTCGCCTGGATGCCGATGCTGTTCGCCGATCTCGGCTGCATCGTCGGCGGCTATCTGCCCCCGCTGTTCCAGCGTATCTTCGGCGTTAACCTGATCGTTTCGCGTAAGCTGGTGGTCACCATGGGCGCGGTGCTGATGATCGGCCCTGGCACCATCGGTCTGTTCACCAGCCCTTACGTGGCGATCGGTCTGCTCTGCATCGGCGGTTTTGCGCATCAGGCGCTGTCCGGTTCGCTGATTACGCTTTCCTCCGATGTTTTTGGCCGTAATGAGGTGGCGACCGCCAACGGTCTGACCGGCATGGCGGCCTGGACCGCCAGCACCCTGTTCGCGCTGGTGGTCGGGGCGCTGGCCGACACGCTGGGCTTCAGCCCGTTGTTCGCCGCGCTGGCGGTGTTCGATCTGCTGGGCGCGGTGGTCATATGGACGGTGCTGAAAAACAAACCGGTTTCCGAATTACAGCAGGAGCAGGTTGCGTCCGTC includes:
- a CDS encoding MFS transporter, producing MRKIKGLRWYMIGLVTIGTVLGYLTRNAIAVAAPTLQDQLHITTQQYSYIVAAYSACYTIMQPVAGYVLDVLGTKIGYAMFAILWAVFCAATALAGSWGGLAIARGAVGAAEAAMIPAGLKASSEWFPAKERSIAVGYFNVGSSIGAMVAPPLVVWAIVAHSWEIAFIITGVLSMIWAVCWLIFYKHPKKQTRLSEEERDYILSGQEAHHQVSNGKKMSAGQILRNRQFWGIALPRFLAEPAWGTFNAWIPLFMFKVYGFNLKEIAMFAWMPMLFADLGCIVGGYLPPLFQRIFGVNLIVSRKLVVTMGAVLMIGPGTIGLFTSPYVAIGLLCIGGFAHQALSGSLITLSSDVFGRNEVATANGLTGMAAWTASTLFALVVGALADTLGFSPLFAALAVFDLLGAVVIWTVLKNKPVSELQQEQVASVAGAPVRS